In the Candidatus Saccharibacteria bacterium oral taxon 488 genome, one interval contains:
- the dnaA gene encoding chromosomal replication initiator protein DnaA, with product MNSQAIWQGVLGEIEVSIPPSSFSTWFKSTELDIISDNEVAVLSPNPFVLTQLEKRYYQRIADGLKRNGLAVSTIHFRPKKVATRRQRLNRDEPSSAAAAQPIIKQSKKSVTNLNPRYTFDNFIVGSSNDLAHAACQAIAANPGTKYNPLYLYGGSGLGKTHLMQAVGNEIIKRQPSARVLYTTTETFVSEFLDSIRFKKKGFSDKYRNVDVLIVDDMQFIANKEKTQDEFFHTFNDLHQNDKQIIISSDKPPKSIPTLTDRLRSRFEWGMTIDVQMPDYETRCAIVTAKAGLSNIELSADVVEYLATNFKTNIRELEGALNQLLAYAEMQNITPDAETAEGLLGNIKRSRPQHITAKQIIDKTARHFGVEVKDVCSPRRDKYIMQPRQIAMYLLRSELKMSFPKIAQELGRKDHTTAIHSVDKISKEMLISVNIREQINDIRDKLYV from the coding sequence GTGAATAGTCAAGCTATTTGGCAGGGAGTGCTGGGTGAAATTGAAGTTTCAATTCCGCCATCGTCATTTTCGACTTGGTTTAAGTCGACTGAGCTTGACATTATATCTGATAACGAGGTGGCTGTCCTGTCACCCAACCCTTTCGTGTTGACACAACTAGAGAAACGCTATTATCAGCGCATCGCTGACGGTTTGAAACGAAATGGCCTTGCGGTCTCGACGATTCATTTTCGACCAAAAAAGGTGGCCACTCGGAGACAGCGCCTCAATCGCGATGAACCAAGTTCAGCAGCAGCCGCCCAACCGATCATCAAGCAGTCTAAAAAATCAGTAACCAACCTCAACCCGCGCTACACCTTTGACAACTTTATTGTTGGCTCAAGTAATGACCTGGCGCACGCTGCTTGTCAAGCGATTGCCGCTAATCCTGGCACCAAATACAATCCGCTCTATTTGTATGGCGGTTCGGGGCTTGGTAAAACCCATTTGATGCAGGCTGTCGGTAATGAGATTATTAAGCGCCAACCCTCCGCCCGCGTATTATATACCACCACCGAGACCTTTGTTAGTGAATTTCTCGACTCGATTCGCTTCAAGAAAAAAGGATTTTCCGACAAATATCGTAACGTCGATGTTTTGATTGTTGACGATATGCAGTTTATCGCCAACAAGGAAAAAACTCAGGACGAGTTCTTCCACACCTTTAACGACCTACACCAAAACGACAAGCAGATCATTATCAGCTCTGACAAGCCGCCCAAAAGCATCCCTACCCTGACCGACCGCCTGCGCAGTCGTTTTGAGTGGGGCATGACGATTGACGTGCAGATGCCTGATTATGAAACTCGCTGTGCTATCGTTACTGCTAAGGCTGGCCTGAGCAACATTGAATTATCCGCCGACGTTGTCGAATACCTCGCCACCAATTTTAAGACCAATATCCGCGAACTTGAGGGGGCGCTCAATCAGCTCCTCGCCTACGCCGAGATGCAGAACATCACACCTGACGCCGAAACCGCCGAGGGGCTACTCGGCAATATCAAGCGCTCTCGCCCGCAACATATCACCGCCAAGCAAATTATTGACAAAACCGCTCGCCACTTTGGTGTTGAGGTCAAGGATGTGTGTTCGCCAAGGCGCGATAAATATATCATGCAGCCACGCCAAATCGCCATGTACCTGCTGCGGAGCGAGCTCAAGATGAGCTTTCCAAAAATCGCCCAGGAGCTTGGCCGCAAAGACCACACCACCGCCATTCACTCGGTTGACAAAATTAGCAAGGAGATGCTTATCAGCGTCAACATTCGTGAACAAATCAACGACATTCGAGACAAGCTCTATGTGTAA
- the dnaN gene encoding DNA polymerase III subunit beta, producing MKLTVTQENLAKALTSVGRIAASRNELAILNNILLRTDGSRLVVAATNLEIASTQYVGAKVEKPGSITIPARLVSEFVASLPSGTVELEVKDEHLHLTADKFSSVINGVVADEFPELPTVDEKTAVRLDMSADELKKAVSQTIIATSSDATRAVLTGVYWHTYNSELYLAATDGYRLAEKRLMKFDGEITAIVPASTLQEVLRSLDTETSDVSLFFDETQVGFRTDHLEIVSRLIDGKFPDYRQLIPKLAETDVVIKKADFLRITKVASLFARESGGGITLTASHEQALLSIHSIASELGENTSEASAEVSSDGEITLNSRYLIESLGATDGDTVTFSFNGKLSPCVIREQTPTPDCMHIVMPLKR from the coding sequence ATGAAGCTCACCGTCACCCAAGAAAACCTCGCCAAAGCCCTCACCAGCGTTGGACGCATCGCCGCTAGTCGTAACGAACTAGCAATACTGAATAATATTTTACTACGAACCGATGGCTCTCGGCTGGTCGTAGCGGCAACGAATCTGGAGATCGCTTCTACCCAGTATGTTGGCGCCAAGGTCGAAAAGCCCGGCTCGATAACCATCCCGGCCCGACTAGTGAGCGAGTTTGTCGCCAGCCTGCCGAGTGGTACGGTCGAATTGGAGGTCAAGGACGAGCACCTACACCTGACCGCAGACAAGTTTTCGTCAGTTATCAATGGCGTCGTGGCGGATGAGTTTCCAGAGCTACCGACGGTGGACGAGAAGACGGCAGTGCGACTGGATATGAGTGCGGATGAGCTAAAAAAGGCGGTTTCGCAAACCATTATCGCGACGTCTAGTGATGCCACACGGGCAGTGTTGACTGGTGTGTATTGGCATACCTACAATAGTGAGTTGTATCTAGCGGCCACAGACGGTTATCGGTTGGCGGAGAAACGGCTGATGAAATTTGACGGCGAAATTACAGCCATCGTGCCAGCATCAACACTCCAGGAGGTGCTGCGGAGCCTCGACACTGAAACAAGTGACGTAAGTTTGTTTTTTGATGAAACGCAGGTTGGGTTTCGGACGGATCACTTAGAGATCGTGAGTCGGCTGATCGATGGCAAGTTTCCCGACTATCGTCAACTGATTCCTAAACTCGCCGAGACCGATGTAGTGATTAAGAAGGCTGATTTCCTGCGCATCACCAAGGTCGCTAGTCTATTTGCGCGCGAATCGGGTGGCGGTATTACCCTCACGGCTAGTCATGAGCAGGCGCTATTATCAATCCATTCAATCGCTTCGGAACTCGGCGAGAATACCTCTGAGGCTAGCGCCGAGGTGTCAAGCGACGGCGAAATTACGCTTAATTCTCGCTATCTGATCGAGTCACTTGGCGCTACTGATGGCGATACTGTCACCTTCTCGTTTAATGGTAAACTGTCGCCATGTGTCATCCGCGAGCAGACCCCTACGCCAGATTGTATGCATATTGTTATGCCGTTGAAGCGCTAG
- a CDS encoding M23 family metallopeptidase, whose translation MATKTRPPRIDYTTDDRADERLSPAELAKLDQAQAALGESELNAGDRAKLDQIEAGLKDDGFDLDNSQFDKQKKQETSTNAAQTLANLENEFNYPDAQAQQENKASSRSRNFMKKLKKNKGASIAVVLILGAFGIAAPFTVNLFKLSSLIEPIIGKVSKVPEHAVEQRFEYIVTRWLSMRIMKEAYPGDKNLVFCAGGGLLCHLGSTKYSDWFTKQLDAKFEKEGRKIKTTLNATGKSSLGGKATSFTVSLENIGKDVGSLTRNVSKELNGHKEARRFVNNMVKQAHGKNYVLRYISKKILMRKYGIKRFNIIPDKTAKNLTEVSAKIKASIIKGLVGRVSTRMTAYIGCLQGANVATCKQLLDKLDFDIDKRIKEAEDAVNSSKEGSEERKRAEAQLKKAQGSKASLESAKSVINGEVDGSLGKVISKELIKKVLGPIAVVGWIDMAFRAVGAIDGRVLEAIFYDAMTQAVTAFAFNEDSSPMVAADQIKDGSADMNTLAVASKMFDGAERSPLFQLFQLPSTEAASPILASLSKGITRKCTNEAGEEVDTKLPPGESICPENKMVRDFTTIKNNPWWRGLASVAGFWNSSIGQAFKALDDITSTITGPLWDLVKHLPGVSFGVEKLQQLVQWMIGQIIPLPSLGVGASGVSNYEALAAALHSTSNESMAHGQNKDNPSGKTDGAGGAALSDQQLASIVQHKNRQEKEEFDAQPMLAKLFNPSLQGSIANQLLAKIPTSGSSALQFLLNTPSTIVNSTTKKAKAGTADIHTLKAFGIPNYGYADSSTFSVDPGTYTQEYCTASAKAREDSLSLEDGELLHTYKKTDPCALEKVVGGLLATAADDKESNLYIEEAGNKKDEQSSGQSGSNDSGNLSGAPSRDGWVWPMNQKVDPGPCWGRNVGSLGVHAGMDMNSTVVQNVYAAHDGEVIWAKNYGAGGNAVRIKTPEGIYYTYQHLTSYSVSAGQSVKAGQVVGVGGLTGRLFVGGATKVHLHMVVSRSDDHPSYGSLKNSFNPMDVLPKEAPNNYKCT comes from the coding sequence ATGGCAACAAAAACAAGACCGCCGAGGATTGACTATACAACGGACGACAGAGCCGACGAGAGATTAAGCCCTGCCGAGCTGGCTAAGCTTGATCAAGCCCAGGCTGCGCTTGGAGAATCAGAATTAAATGCCGGTGATCGTGCGAAACTTGATCAGATAGAGGCGGGCTTGAAGGACGATGGCTTTGACCTCGACAATAGTCAGTTTGATAAGCAAAAAAAACAAGAAACTAGCACCAACGCTGCTCAAACGCTAGCCAATCTGGAGAATGAGTTTAACTATCCTGACGCTCAGGCTCAACAAGAGAACAAAGCATCTTCTAGAAGCAGAAACTTCATGAAAAAGCTTAAAAAAAATAAGGGTGCCTCCATCGCTGTCGTCCTCATTCTCGGGGCATTTGGTATAGCCGCACCGTTTACCGTTAACTTATTTAAGCTCAGCTCTCTAATAGAACCGATCATCGGTAAAGTATCCAAGGTCCCCGAGCACGCCGTGGAGCAACGGTTTGAGTATATCGTCACGCGCTGGTTATCCATGAGAATTATGAAAGAAGCATATCCAGGCGACAAAAACCTAGTCTTTTGCGCTGGCGGCGGTTTGTTGTGTCACCTCGGATCGACTAAATACTCTGACTGGTTCACCAAGCAACTGGACGCAAAATTCGAGAAAGAGGGTAGAAAAATCAAAACAACCCTTAACGCAACTGGTAAATCGAGCTTAGGAGGCAAGGCCACTAGTTTCACGGTATCGCTAGAAAACATCGGCAAGGATGTTGGCTCTCTCACGCGCAACGTATCAAAAGAATTAAATGGACACAAAGAAGCCAGGCGCTTTGTTAATAATATGGTCAAGCAGGCCCATGGTAAAAATTATGTCCTCCGCTATATATCAAAAAAGATCCTCATGCGTAAATATGGCATTAAGCGCTTCAATATTATCCCTGACAAAACAGCCAAAAACTTAACGGAAGTCTCCGCAAAGATTAAGGCGTCAATCATCAAGGGGCTTGTCGGTAGAGTGTCCACGAGGATGACTGCCTACATCGGCTGCCTCCAGGGGGCAAATGTCGCAACTTGTAAGCAGCTGCTCGATAAGCTAGACTTTGATATTGATAAACGAATAAAAGAGGCCGAGGATGCGGTCAACTCATCGAAGGAGGGATCCGAAGAGCGCAAGCGAGCCGAGGCACAACTCAAAAAAGCCCAAGGCAGCAAGGCATCGCTTGAATCAGCAAAAAGTGTTATTAACGGCGAGGTAGATGGTTCACTCGGAAAGGTTATCTCAAAAGAGCTCATCAAGAAGGTGCTGGGACCAATTGCGGTTGTCGGTTGGATTGATATGGCGTTTAGGGCGGTTGGTGCAATTGACGGACGAGTGCTTGAGGCTATATTTTATGATGCTATGACACAGGCGGTTACAGCATTTGCCTTTAATGAAGACTCCAGTCCAATGGTTGCCGCCGATCAGATCAAGGACGGTAGTGCAGACATGAATACTCTCGCCGTTGCAAGTAAAATGTTTGACGGAGCAGAAAGGTCACCACTATTCCAGCTATTCCAGCTTCCTTCGACAGAGGCAGCTTCGCCAATCCTTGCCAGTCTGTCGAAAGGTATTACAAGAAAGTGTACAAACGAAGCCGGAGAGGAGGTAGATACCAAGCTGCCACCGGGCGAGTCAATTTGTCCTGAGAATAAAATGGTTCGTGATTTTACAACGATAAAAAACAATCCTTGGTGGAGGGGATTGGCGTCAGTTGCCGGTTTTTGGAATAGTTCCATCGGGCAAGCTTTTAAGGCGCTGGATGACATCACCTCGACAATAACCGGCCCCCTTTGGGATCTTGTCAAACACCTTCCGGGCGTTAGTTTTGGTGTAGAAAAACTACAGCAACTCGTCCAGTGGATGATTGGTCAAATAATCCCCCTTCCGTCGCTTGGAGTTGGAGCATCAGGTGTATCAAACTATGAGGCACTTGCTGCCGCTCTACACTCAACCAGCAACGAGTCTATGGCGCACGGACAAAATAAAGACAATCCGTCCGGCAAAACCGATGGTGCTGGCGGAGCCGCTCTATCCGACCAACAGTTGGCGTCAATTGTTCAGCACAAGAACCGCCAAGAAAAAGAGGAATTCGACGCACAGCCAATGCTCGCAAAACTATTCAACCCATCTTTGCAGGGTTCTATAGCTAATCAGCTCCTGGCAAAAATACCGACTAGTGGCTCGTCGGCGCTACAATTCCTCCTTAATACCCCCTCGACTATAGTTAATAGCACCACAAAAAAAGCAAAGGCCGGCACGGCAGACATACACACCCTCAAGGCGTTCGGTATTCCAAACTACGGTTACGCCGACAGCTCAACCTTCAGTGTCGACCCGGGCACTTATACCCAAGAATACTGCACCGCTAGCGCCAAGGCCAGGGAAGACAGTCTCAGCCTCGAAGATGGTGAGCTACTCCACACCTACAAAAAAACCGACCCGTGTGCCCTTGAAAAAGTTGTCGGCGGACTACTAGCAACGGCAGCCGACGACAAGGAAAGTAATCTCTACATAGAAGAGGCTGGCAACAAAAAAGACGAGCAGTCATCAGGGCAGTCCGGGTCTAATGATAGCGGAAACCTCAGTGGCGCACCAAGCCGTGACGGGTGGGTGTGGCCGATGAATCAGAAGGTTGACCCAGGACCGTGCTGGGGTCGTAATGTCGGATCACTGGGTGTACACGCAGGAATGGATATGAACTCTACCGTGGTGCAAAACGTTTATGCCGCACACGACGGTGAGGTTATTTGGGCGAAAAACTATGGGGCAGGAGGTAATGCCGTGCGCATAAAAACCCCTGAGGGTATCTACTACACCTACCAGCACTTGACGAGTTACAGTGTGTCTGCTGGTCAATCCGTTAAAGCGGGTCAGGTGGTTGGGGTTGGTGGTCTAACTGGTAGGCTCTTTGTTGGGGGTGCAACAAAAGTTCATCTACACATGGTAGTATCACGTTCAGACGACCATCCATCATATGGATCACTCAAGAATTCCTTTAACCCGATGGATGTATTACCAAAAGAAGCACCAAATAATTATAAGTGTACATAA
- a CDS encoding DUF87 domain-containing protein — MARKKKLDAIDIAAQQRAREQAEVEQAFLTGVRTLRDFIAPSSLELKSDHFRLGSKYGRTMYVYGYPRELYTGWLSSVINIDEVLDISMFIYPVDTQVVLNNLRKKVTQLEASLSINSEKGKVRDPAMEAALQDAEELRNQLQIGSEKFFRFGLYITIYADSIDELNFIQHKIETIFGQQLVFSKVASAQQEQGLNSTIPQLTDQLQVRRNMNTGAISTSFPFTSADLTDGKGVLYGINMHNNGLVIFDRFSLENANMVVFAKSGAGKSFTVKLEALRSMMLGSDIVIIDPENEYQKLSDAVGGSYIRLSLNSDTRINPFDLPRVIDTDEADDALRANLVTLHGLLRQMLGGSQTTAGGQIIAGLTAAEEADIDQALIDTYARVGITADPLTHHSTPPTIADLYDTLLHMGGTGPSLAQRLRKFTSGTFAGIFSQQSNIDINNTMVVFNIRDLEDELRPIAMYIVLNHIWNITRTDQKRRMLIVDEAWQLMRYDDSANFLFSLAKRARKYQLGLTTITQDVEDFMGSKMGRAIVANSSMQLLLKQSTSAVDVLSSVFKLTEEEQKRLANFPVGQGLFFAGQNHVHIQIQASDTEYELINTSPISRHQLPSETPLGGYGAV; from the coding sequence ATGGCTAGGAAAAAGAAGCTGGACGCCATTGATATCGCCGCCCAACAGCGGGCCCGCGAGCAGGCCGAGGTTGAGCAGGCCTTTCTCACCGGTGTGAGAACCCTGCGTGACTTCATCGCCCCGAGCAGTCTCGAGCTCAAATCCGACCACTTCCGCCTCGGCTCAAAGTATGGGCGCACCATGTACGTCTACGGCTATCCGCGCGAGTTATACACCGGTTGGCTCAGCTCGGTGATCAACATCGACGAGGTGCTGGATATTAGCATGTTCATTTATCCAGTTGACACCCAGGTGGTGCTCAACAACTTACGCAAGAAAGTGACTCAGCTTGAGGCCAGCCTCAGCATCAATTCCGAGAAGGGCAAGGTGCGCGACCCAGCGATGGAAGCGGCATTGCAGGACGCCGAGGAACTACGCAATCAGTTACAGATCGGCTCGGAAAAGTTCTTCCGCTTTGGCCTTTACATCACGATTTATGCCGACAGTATTGATGAGCTCAACTTTATCCAGCACAAGATCGAGACAATTTTTGGCCAGCAGCTGGTGTTCTCTAAGGTTGCCTCGGCCCAACAGGAGCAGGGCCTCAATAGCACCATTCCGCAGCTGACCGACCAGCTCCAGGTTCGCCGCAACATGAATACTGGCGCTATTTCTACCAGCTTTCCGTTTACCTCGGCCGATCTGACCGATGGCAAGGGCGTGCTCTATGGTATTAATATGCACAATAACGGCTTGGTGATTTTTGATCGATTTTCCCTCGAGAATGCCAACATGGTGGTGTTCGCTAAATCTGGTGCTGGTAAGTCGTTCACGGTCAAGCTGGAGGCGCTGCGCAGCATGATGCTTGGTTCAGACATCGTGATCATCGACCCAGAAAACGAATACCAGAAGCTGTCCGACGCCGTTGGCGGTAGCTACATTCGACTCAGCCTCAACAGCGACACCCGCATCAATCCGTTTGATCTACCGCGAGTGATTGATACCGATGAGGCAGACGATGCACTGAGGGCGAATTTAGTGACGCTGCATGGCTTGCTGCGACAGATGTTGGGCGGCTCACAGACGACGGCGGGCGGGCAGATTATCGCTGGACTGACAGCCGCTGAAGAGGCTGATATTGACCAGGCGCTGATCGACACCTACGCCCGCGTCGGCATCACCGCTGACCCGTTGACCCACCATTCGACACCGCCAACTATCGCCGACCTCTACGATACGCTGCTTCATATGGGCGGCACCGGGCCAAGCCTCGCTCAGCGGCTGCGCAAATTTACCTCCGGTACTTTCGCTGGTATCTTTAGTCAGCAATCAAACATCGATATCAATAACACCATGGTGGTCTTTAATATCCGCGACCTCGAGGACGAGCTACGGCCGATCGCCATGTATATTGTGCTGAATCACATCTGGAACATTACGCGTACCGACCAAAAGCGGCGCATGCTGATCGTCGATGAGGCGTGGCAGCTGATGCGCTACGACGACTCGGCCAACTTCCTATTTTCTCTCGCCAAGCGTGCCCGCAAATACCAGCTCGGCCTCACGACCATCACCCAGGACGTCGAGGACTTTATGGGTAGCAAGATGGGCCGGGCCATCGTTGCTAACTCGTCGATGCAGCTACTACTCAAGCAGTCAACCAGCGCCGTCGACGTCCTTTCCAGCGTCTTTAAGCTAACCGAGGAAGAGCAAAAACGCCTCGCCAATTTCCCCGTGGGGCAGGGGTTATTCTTTGCCGGACAAAACCACGTTCACATCCAGATTCAGGCCAGCGATACCGAATACGAACTCATCAACACCTCGCCGATCTCTCGACATCAACTACCATCAGAAACGCCGCTCGGCGGGTACGGGGCAGTGTAG
- a CDS encoding PrgI family protein, with the protein MAVYKVPQDVEAEDKLLGPFSFKQFIFLIVAIGMIALAWGLFSVLPPLAIIPVPVALFFGALALPLRKDQPMEVYLAAVISFILKPKQRLWRADGIERMVEVIAPRVEEKQYGKGYDQAEVNRRLSYLATLVDTHGWSVRGVDNPNSSVMNSSMQADWYNEAQTAQDPLDPSSKTARAFETLIERADEKRHDDIVQQMQRAQTTPTTQTAQDSQDDQALSPQPSTFDPYPTMQQSIITPISEQTTATAHADQTPPSTAPVSPAIMDLARNHSDLSVASLQREAGRIQKEHDKEVVISLH; encoded by the coding sequence ATGGCCGTCTACAAAGTTCCCCAAGATGTGGAAGCTGAAGACAAGCTGCTCGGGCCGTTTAGCTTCAAGCAGTTTATTTTCTTGATCGTCGCGATCGGCATGATTGCGCTGGCGTGGGGACTGTTCTCGGTGCTGCCGCCGCTGGCGATTATACCGGTGCCGGTTGCACTGTTTTTCGGAGCGTTAGCCTTGCCGCTGCGCAAGGATCAGCCGATGGAGGTTTACCTCGCAGCGGTTATTTCGTTCATCCTTAAGCCCAAGCAGCGACTGTGGCGAGCTGATGGCATTGAGCGAATGGTCGAGGTGATCGCCCCGCGGGTTGAGGAAAAGCAATACGGCAAGGGGTATGACCAGGCCGAGGTCAATCGCCGGCTGTCATATCTGGCGACGCTGGTGGACACGCACGGTTGGTCGGTGCGCGGCGTCGATAATCCAAACAGCTCGGTGATGAACAGCTCGATGCAGGCGGATTGGTACAACGAGGCCCAGACTGCCCAAGACCCGCTTGATCCAAGCAGTAAGACAGCCCGCGCCTTTGAAACACTCATTGAGCGGGCCGACGAAAAGCGTCATGATGACATTGTCCAGCAAATGCAGCGAGCCCAAACCACCCCGACTACCCAGACCGCCCAAGACAGCCAAGACGACCAAGCCCTCTCGCCGCAACCCTCGACCTTCGACCCCTATCCAACTATGCAGCAGTCCATCATCACGCCCATCAGCGAGCAGACGACCGCGACGGCCCACGCCGACCAGACGCCCCCTAGCACAGCACCCGTCTCGCCTGCTATAATGGACTTAGCGCGTAATCACAGCGATCTATCGGTCGCCTCGCTCCAACGAGAGGCCGGTCGCATCCAAAAAGAACATGATAAGGAAGTCGTGATTTCGCTTCACTAG